A section of the Oryzias latipes chromosome 8, ASM223467v1 genome encodes:
- the LOC101170186 gene encoding prostasin — MSFLTCGVLLLALTAPGGRAQIDVCGKAALNTKAESRIVGGQAAAAGAWPWQVRLHIPVSGGAALCGGSLINSQWILSAAHCFSSTSTAGVVVYLGETEINNSPNSVSKTVSQIIVHENYNKQTQDNDVSLLKLTSPVTFNDYISPVCLAEQGSNFPGGTTVWVTGFGTLSSGGSTSSSLQEVSVPIVSNSQCSSSYSLTSNMMCAGLTQGGKDSCQGDSGGPLVSKNNDTRWIQAGVVSFGDGCAKPNTPGVYARVSEYQTWISSRVSGTQPGFVSFVSGSSSISAAHFISMAVLPVLFSVFVLF; from the exons ATGAGCTTCCTCACCTGCGGAGTCCTGCTGCTGGCCCTCACAGCTCCAG GGGGACGTGCACAGATCGATG TCTGCGGTAAAGCTGCCCTCAACACCAAGGCGGAGTCCAGGATCGTTGGAGGCCAGGCCGCTGCTGCGGGGGCGTGGCCCTGGCAGGTCAGGCTGCATATACCGGTGTCCGGAGGGGCGGCTCTCTGTGGGGGGTCTCTGATAAACAGCCAATGGATCCTGAGCGCCGCTCACTGTTTCAGCAG CACCAGCACTGCAGGTGTGGTCGTTTACCTGGGAGAGACAGAGATAAACAACAGTCCTAACTCTGTGAGCAAGACGGTGTCCCAGATTATTGTCCATGAGAACTACAACAAGCAAACTCAGGACAACGACGTCTCTCTGCTGAAGCTGACCTCACCTGTGACCTTCAACGACTACATCAGCCCCGTTTGTTTGGCAGAACAGGGCAGCAACTTCCCCGGCGGGACCACCGTCTGGGTCACCGGCTTTGGGACGCTTTCATCGGGAG GTTCTACGTCTTCCAGTCTGCAGGAAGTGAGCGTTCCCATCGTGTCCAACTCCCAGTGTAGCTCCTCTTACAGTTTAACCAGCAACATGATGTGTGCTGGTCTGACACAGGGAGGGAAGGATTCCTGTCAG GGAGACTCCGGTGGTCCTCTGGTCAGTAAAAATAATGACACCAGGTGGATCCAGGCCGGAGTGGTGAGCTTTGGAGATGGATGTGCCAAGCCAAACACCCCAGGAGTCTACGCCCGGGTCTCAGAgtaccagacctggatcagcaGCCGGGTCAGTGGGACCCAGCCGGGGTTCGTCAGCTTCGTCAGCGGCTCCTCCAGCATCTCAGCAGCTCACTTCATCTCCATGGCTGTGCTGCCCGTCCTCTTCTCCGTCTTTGTCCTCTTCTGA